From the genome of Bubalus bubalis isolate 160015118507 breed Murrah chromosome 2, NDDB_SH_1, whole genome shotgun sequence, one region includes:
- the APOM gene encoding apolipoprotein M isoform X1 has protein sequence MFHHIWAALLYLCGILLNSIYQCPEHSQLTTEGVDGKEFPEPHLGQWYFIAGAAPTKEELATFDPVDNIVFNMAVGSAPMQLQLRATIRTKNGLCVPRKWIYHLSDGSTDLRTEGRPDMKTKLFSSACPGGIMLKETGQGYQRFLLYNRSPHPPEKCVEEFQSLTSCLDFKAFLLTPRNQDTCELSSN, from the exons ATGTTCCACCACATTTGGGCAGCTCTTCTCTACCTCTGTGGCATTCTCCTTAACTCCATCTACCAGTGCCCTGAGCACAGCCAACTGACAACTGAAGGAGTGGATGGGAAAGAG TTCCCAGAGCCCCACCTGGGCCAGTGGTACTTTATCGCAGGGGCAGCTCCCACCAAGGAGGAGTTGGCGACTTTTGACCCTGTGGACAACATTGTCTTCAACATGGCTGTGGGCTCTGCCCCCATGCAGCTCCAGCTTCGAGCGACCATCCGCAC GAAAAACGGGCTTTGCGTGCCCCGGAAATGGATCTACCACCTGTCTGACGGGAGCACAGATCTCAGAACCGAAG GCCGCCCTGACATGAAGACCAAgctcttctccagtgcatgcccAGGTGGAATCATGCTGAAAGAGACAGGCCAGGGTTACCAGCGCTTCCTCCTCTACA ATCGCTCACCCCACCCTCCTGAGAAGTGTGTGGAGGAATTCCAGTCCCTGACCTCCTGCCTGGACTTTAAGGCCTTCTTACTGACTCCCAGGAATCAAG aCACCTGCGAGCTGTCCAGTAACTGA
- the APOM gene encoding apolipoprotein M isoform X2, whose translation MAVGSAPMQLQLRATIRTKNGLCVPRKWIYHLSDGSTDLRTEGRPDMKTKLFSSACPGGIMLKETGQGYQRFLLYNRSPHPPEKCVEEFQSLTSCLDFKAFLLTPRNQDTCELSSN comes from the exons ATGGCTGTGGGCTCTGCCCCCATGCAGCTCCAGCTTCGAGCGACCATCCGCAC GAAAAACGGGCTTTGCGTGCCCCGGAAATGGATCTACCACCTGTCTGACGGGAGCACAGATCTCAGAACCGAAG GCCGCCCTGACATGAAGACCAAgctcttctccagtgcatgcccAGGTGGAATCATGCTGAAAGAGACAGGCCAGGGTTACCAGCGCTTCCTCCTCTACA ATCGCTCACCCCACCCTCCTGAGAAGTGTGTGGAGGAATTCCAGTCCCTGACCTCCTGCCTGGACTTTAAGGCCTTCTTACTGACTCCCAGGAATCAAG aCACCTGCGAGCTGTCCAGTAACTGA
- the C2H6orf47 gene encoding uncharacterized protein C6orf47 homolog: protein MFLRRLGGWLPRPWGRRKSTRPDLPTPEPRRMDSSSENSGSDWDSAPETMGDLGSPKTQDSGAQRSSGAAPEPSREAQVEQLGYKRMDSLKWEKTASSTQESGRPEAGETIPKLGQDPVDSDGTGKRGGSPEEELSPSVAEAPVEKPGRRQKLLGWLRGDTVGGAGAPHQYLGDPEECLQISTNLTLHLLELLASALLGLCSRPLRAALDALGLRGPLGLWLHGLLSFLAALHGLHAVLSLLTAHPLHFACLFGLLQALVLAVSLREPSGDEEATDLEVEKLGREEEEQKGDPGKGL from the coding sequence ATGTTCCTCCGACGCCTTGGTGGCTGGCTCCCTCGCCCCTGGGGCCGCCGGAAGTCGACGAGACCTGACCTGCCCACCCCAGAACCCAGACGGATGGACAGCTCCTCTGAGAATTCAGGGAGTGACTGGGACAGTGCCCCAGAAACCATGGGAGATCTGGGGTCTCCCAAGACCCAGGACTCAGGTGCACAGAGGAGCTCTGGGGCTGCTCCAGAACCAAGCAGGGAGGCCCAAGTTGAGCAACTGGGGTACAAAAGGATGGATTCTCTGAAGTGGGAGAAGACTGCTTCCAGCACCCAAGAGTCTGGGAGGCCAGAGGCTGGGGAGACCATTCCCAAACTAGGACAGGATCCTGTGGACTCAGATGGCACCGGGAAACGTGGAGGGTCCCCTGAAGAGGAATTGAGCCCCTCAGTGGCTGAAGCCCCGGTGGAGAAGCCTGGCCGGCGTCAGAAGCTGCTGGGCTGGTTGCGGGGGGATACAGTTGGGGGAGCAGGGGCTCCCCACCAGTATCTGGGGGACCCAGAGGAGTGTCTGCAGATCTCCACCAACCTGACCCTGCACCTGCTGGAGCTGCTGGCCTCAGCCCTGCTGGGGCTCTGCTCAAGGCCCTTGCGGGCAGCCTTGGACGCGCTGGGCCTGCGTGGACCGCTGGGCCTCTGGCTGCATGGGCTGCTGTCCTTTCTGGCTGCTCTGCATGGACTCCATGCCGTGCTGAGCCTACTGACCGCTCACCCCCTGCACTTTGCCTGCCTCTTTGGTCTTCTACAGGCCCTGGTGCTGGCTGTCAGCCTCCGGGAGCCCAGTGGGGATGAGGAGGCCACTGATTTGGAGGTCGAGAAgttagggagggaggaggaggagcagaaggGAGACCCAGGCAAGGGGCTGTGA